In Syntrophorhabdaceae bacterium, one DNA window encodes the following:
- the coaBC gene encoding bifunctional phosphopantothenoylcysteine decarboxylase/phosphopantothenate--cysteine ligase CoaBC, producing the protein MEKEFSKLNGKEIIVGITGGIAAFKTAELVRELSKRGANVHVVMTKNAMEFVTPLTFQTISGNPVVHQMFELFYGSKIGHIALSDIADQMVIVPATANIIGKIANGIADDFLTTMVMATTVPILFVPSMNTKMWESKAVQSNIERLKENGFEIMEPGTGDLACGTSGKGRLPTISEILEKMEDIFTKKDLKGETILVTAGPTMEFIDPVRCITNRSSGKMGYAIAKIARRRGAEVILITGKTYLEPPRSDIRIIEVITANDMRNEVLKYYKECSVIIKTAAVADFKCRTENCQKIKKQDDQDIVILELEKNPDIIAELGRIKEERILVGFAAETEKLIDHAYDKLKRKNLDLIIANDVSKPGIGFGSDKNEVTIIDKTGYARYIPEKSKEEIADAILDSVKRVLKKRKRGREIF; encoded by the coding sequence ATGGAAAAAGAATTCTCTAAATTAAATGGCAAAGAAATAATAGTAGGAATTACAGGAGGAATAGCGGCATTTAAGACCGCAGAACTGGTGAGAGAGTTATCTAAAAGGGGCGCTAATGTCCATGTGGTAATGACAAAAAACGCTATGGAGTTTGTAACGCCTTTAACATTTCAGACTATCTCAGGTAATCCTGTAGTTCATCAGATGTTTGAACTTTTCTATGGTTCAAAGATAGGGCATATTGCTTTGTCTGATATAGCAGACCAGATGGTCATTGTCCCTGCTACGGCAAATATAATAGGAAAGATTGCCAATGGTATAGCAGATGATTTTCTTACTACCATGGTTATGGCAACTACGGTGCCTATACTCTTTGTGCCTTCCATGAATACAAAGATGTGGGAAAGCAAGGCAGTTCAGAGCAATATTGAAAGATTAAAAGAAAATGGTTTTGAGATTATGGAACCTGGAACAGGAGACCTTGCATGTGGGACCAGCGGAAAGGGCAGACTCCCAACTATATCGGAAATCCTCGAAAAGATGGAGGATATATTCACAAAGAAGGATTTAAAAGGAGAAACAATACTGGTGACAGCGGGTCCTACTATGGAATTTATTGACCCTGTAAGGTGTATAACCAACAGATCATCAGGAAAGATGGGGTATGCCATTGCTAAAATTGCCAGAAGGAGAGGGGCAGAGGTTATACTCATAACAGGCAAGACTTATCTTGAACCACCAAGAAGCGATATAAGAATAATCGAGGTGATAACAGCCAATGATATGCGTAATGAAGTCCTTAAATATTATAAGGAATGCTCTGTAATTATCAAGACAGCGGCTGTTGCTGACTTCAAGTGCAGAACAGAAAATTGTCAGAAGATAAAAAAACAGGATGACCAGGATATTGTCATATTAGAACTTGAAAAAAATCCTGACATTATCGCTGAACTGGGCAGAATAAAAGAAGAACGTATACTTGTAGGGTTTGCTGCAGAGACAGAGAAGCTTATAGACCATGCCTATGACAAACTAAAAAGGAAAAATCTCGATCTAATAATTGCCAATGATGTCTCTAAGCCAGGCATAGGCTTTGGCTCTGATAAAAATGAGGTGACAATAATAGATAAGACCGGTTATGCAAGATATATACCAGAGAAAAGCAAAGAAGAGATAGCGGATGCCATCTTAGATTCTGTTAAAAGAGTGCTTAAAAAGAGGAAGAGAGGCAGAGAGATTTTTTAA